The Chryseobacterium sp. G0186 genome includes the window AGATTTAAGCATTAATCTTCCCTCAAATAATATCATTATTTCCAATCGGACTACAAGTCTTTTTGAAAAGCCATCTTTTAAATCAAAAATAATAGAAACAATCAAGAAAAACACTTCATTAGTCAAAATTTCAAAAAATAGTTCATGGTATAAAGTAAAAATACAAAAGTCTGAAAAAGTGGGATATATAAATAGTAATGACATCCAATAACTAAAAACAAAATAATATGAACTTAAAACAATTTTTAAACGAAGAACAAGATCCAAAAGCAGTGGAAAGTATTTTAGAAAAAATAAATAGCCTGCTAACGTCACAAGAATTTGTAGAATATATTGCAGTGCAAAAAAAACCTGTCATGAACTTTTCTCCCGATTGTATTGCACTTACCAACAGACGGATTATTTTTTGCAGACCTAAAACATTTGGTTTGTCCATGGATTTTCAGGATTATAGTTGGGTGGATATTGCAGATTGCCACATTAAGGAAAGTGTATTTGGAGCTACATTTTTCATGAAAACAATAAGGAACCACACCAATATGATGGATTACCTTCCCAAAAATCAGGCTAGAAAACTCTACCAATTTGCTCAGGAAATTGAAGAACAAATGAGAGGTCTAAGAAGAGAAAAAGATCTGGAAACCCGTAGAGCTTCTGCTGGTGGAGTTACTGTAAACAATGCTACACCAATTATTGCCCAACCTCAGCAATTTCAGGAGCAACAAAAACCACTTTTAATAGAAAACGAAGATCCCTTTGCTCTTTTACAAAAGTTAAAAGGTTTAATGGAAAATGGAATAATTTCCACCCGTGAGTTTGAAGAAAAAAAGAATGAAATTTTATCAAGAGTTTAAACTATGAAGTCAAAATTTACAGCCACTATACTTGCTCTATTTTTAGGAGGATTGGGTATTCACAGATTTTATTTACGGCAAAATGTCAAAGGTATTTTATATCTCTTATTTTTTTGGACTTTTGTTCCGGCCTTGATTGCATTTTTTGATTTCTTAATTTTTATGACAATGTCTGAAGAACGTTTCAATTACAAATACAATCTTCAAACTGGATTTTAATAGCAATTATTCTTTAACAGGTTTGTTGATTTATCTTAGTATTAAAAACACTCAACATATATAAATATAAAACAAAAAAGGTAGCTCATCTGAGCTACCTTTTTTTATCTTCTTATCATTTCCGTATGCGGAATATCATCTTCCAGATATTTATTTCCGGTATCTTCAAAACCAAATCCTGCATAGAACCTTAATAAATAGTCCTGTGCAGAAATTTTAATCTCAGAAGTATGAAAACGATTTTCTATTGTTTCCACGGCATATTGTATTAAAAGCTTTCCTAGGCTCTTGCCTCTTGCCTGCTCCGTTGTCAGAACCCTTCCAAATGAAGTTTCATCATACTTTATTCC containing:
- a CDS encoding PH domain-containing protein, with the protein product MNLKQFLNEEQDPKAVESILEKINSLLTSQEFVEYIAVQKKPVMNFSPDCIALTNRRIIFCRPKTFGLSMDFQDYSWVDIADCHIKESVFGATFFMKTIRNHTNMMDYLPKNQARKLYQFAQEIEEQMRGLRREKDLETRRASAGGVTVNNATPIIAQPQQFQEQQKPLLIENEDPFALLQKLKGLMENGIISTREFEEKKNEILSRV
- a CDS encoding TM2 domain-containing protein; the encoded protein is MKSKFTATILALFLGGLGIHRFYLRQNVKGILYLLFFWTFVPALIAFFDFLIFMTMSEERFNYKYNLQTGF
- a CDS encoding GNAT family N-acetyltransferase — protein: MSNNIIWKIKTFEEFTVPELYAILKARIDVFVIEQNCPYPDLDNYDQKAVHIWAEENGEVLAYCRVFDKGIKYDETSFGRVLTTEQARGKSLGKLLIQYAVETIENRFHTSEIKISAQDYLLRFYAGFGFEDTGNKYLEDDIPHTEMIRR